The Carassius gibelio isolate Cgi1373 ecotype wild population from Czech Republic chromosome B14, carGib1.2-hapl.c, whole genome shotgun sequence genome has a segment encoding these proteins:
- the LOC127971211 gene encoding protocadherin gamma-A12-like — MVQWGHRTWRWKMMWLSSMLFSCYIYTTRGQMRYSIPEEMKKGSLIGNVAQDLGLDLKRLRTGRARIVTGESTQHAELKTDKGILVVSERIDREQLCGDVTPCSFSFEIILENPMELHPVTIEILDENDHAPSFQNKELQFEISESAALGSRFLLESADDPDVGLNSLQSYILSPNNHFVIKQHSNPDGSKYAEMVLQKALDREERPYVSLKLIAVDGGNPQRSGSVNIDVTVLDANDNAPVFDQTIYRASVMENVPKGTYITTVNATDADAGLNGRITYNFYKQKGAAAQLFNIDSDTGIVSVVGEIDHEKDTKFELTVEARDQGGLTDSSKIALEVVDVNDNAPVINSMSFSSTVSENAPSDTTIAILNIKDSDNDDNGKVNCFIDGSGDFIIKSTLRNYYSLVTNAILDREKLSEYNITVIATDSGKPPLTSRKTFYLKVTDVNDNAPVFQESVYNSYLIENNLPGASILTIRARDSDENQNARISYILEESDLGGSPVGTYVSVNAESGVVHAVRSFDYEQIKNIKITIKAQDGGSPPLCSNVTVNIFIQDQNDNAPQVLYPVQSGASVVAEIVPRSADVGYLVTKVVAVDVDSGQNAWLSYKLQKAPDRALFEVGLQNGEIRTVRQVTDKDAVKQRLTVVVEDNGQPSRSATVNVNVAVADSFPEVISEFTDFTHDKDYNDNLTFYLVLALAAVSFLLITCLVVIISVKIYRWRQSRLYYKSNLPVIPYYPPRYADTIGSGALQHAYNYEVYRTTDSRRSDSKFVRPASQNVLMLDPNSTLTVQREHGEKNIMDELDSPVEVRYHHYYFFCCCRCCCVLS, encoded by the coding sequence ATGGTTCAGTGGGGTCATCGGACTTGGCGATGGAAAATGATGTGGCTGTCGTCGATGCTTTTTTCTTGTTATATTTACACTACAAGGGGACAGATGCGATATTCGATTCCGGAAGAGATGAAGAAAGGCTCGCTCATAGGTAATGTAGCACAAGATCTTGGGCTTGATTTGAAAAGGCTTCGAACGGGTCGTGCGCGCATCGTGACCGGAGAAAGCACTCAACACGCTGAACTCAAAACAGACAAAGGGATTCTAGTCGTGAGTGAAAGAATAGACCGAGAACAGCTTTGCGGCGACGTCACGCCATGCAGCTTTAGCTTCGAAATCATTCTAGAGAACCCAATGGAGCTGCACCCAGTTACcattgaaatattggatgaaaatgATCACGCACCGTCCTTTCAGAACAAAGAGTTACAATTCGAAATTAGCGAGTCTGCAGCGCTGGGTTCACGCTTTTTATTGGAAAGCGCAGATGATCCCGATGTAGGCTTGAACTCACTGCAGAGTTATATTTTATCGCCAAATAATCATTTTGTTATAAAGCAGCACTCAAATCCTGACGGCAGTAAATACGCGGAAATGGTTTTACAGAAAGCGTTAGACCGGGAAGAGCGTCCTTATGTATCTCTAAAGCTGATCGCTGTAGATGGCGGAAACCCGCAGAGATCTGGCTCTGTTAATATAGATGTTACTGTTTTAGATGCGAATGACAACGCACCTGTGTTTGACCAGACTATTTATAGGGCGTCTGTGATGGAAAATGTACCGAAGGGCACTTACATAACTACAGTTAATGCCACAGATGCAGATGCTGGTTTAAATGGACGAATAACGTACAATTTCTACAAACAAAAAGGAGCCGCTGCGCAGTTATTTAATATTGACAGCGACACTGGCATTGTTTCTGTTGTTGGAGAAATTGATCATGAAAAAGATACTAAATTTGAACTTACAGTCGAGGCTAGGGATCAAGGTGGGTTAACTGATTCGAGTAAAATTGCATTAGAGGTCGTTGATGTAAACGACAATGCGCCTGTCATTAATTCAATGTCTTTCTCGAGCACAGTATCAGAAAATGCTCCATCTGATACCACAATTGCAATACTAAATATTAAGGACTCAGACAATGATGATAACGGCAAAGTCAATTGTTTTATCGACGGATCTGGAGATTTTATAATAAAATCaactttaagaaattattattctttagtcACAAATGCTATTTTAGATCGTGAGAAGTTGTCAGAGTATAACATTACTGTCATCGCCACTGATTCCGGAAAGCCGCCTCTAACAAgcagaaaaacattttatttgaaagtaacTGATGTTAACGATAATGCCCCAGTTTTTCAGGAGAGTGTTTATAATTCATACTTGATAGAGAATAATTTGCCTGGTGCTTCTATTCTTACAATCAGAGCTCGTGACTCGGACGAAAATCAGAATGCTCGTATATCTTACATTCTAGAAGAAAGTGACTTGGGCGGGTCTCCTGTAGGAACGTATGTTTCTGTTAACGCTGAGAGCGGAGTTGTACACGCAGTGCGCTCTTTTGATTATGAACagatcaaaaacattaaaataacaattaaagctCAGGATGGCGGCTCTCCTCCTCTTTGTAGCAACGTAACCGTGAACATTTTCATCCAAGATCAGAATGATAATGCGCCTCAGGTTCTGTATCCGGTCCAGTCAGGCGCTTCTGTGGTTGCTGAAATAGTGCCTCGTTCTGCAGATGTGGGTTATCTGGTGACTAAAGTGGTGGCTGTTGATGTGGACTCAGGACAGAATGCCTGGCTCTCATATAAACTGCAGAAAGCCCCAGACAGGGCGCTGTTTGAAGTGGGcttacagaatggagaaataagaACTGTGCGCCAAGTGACAGATAAAGATGCTGTGAAACAGAGACTCACTGTTGTAGTGGAGGACAACGGGCAGCCCTCTCGATCAGCTACAGTCAATGTTAACGTGGCGGTGGCGGACAGCTTCCCTGAAGTGATCTCGGAGTTCACTGACTTTACGCACGACAAGGACTACAACGACAACCTGACTTTCTATCTGGTCTTGGCCTTGGCTGCAGTCTCATTTCTTCTCATAACATGTTTGGTCGTCATAATATCTGTGAAAATCTACAGGTGGAGGCAATCGCGACTGTATTACAAGTCCAATCTTCCAGTTATTCCGTATTATCCACCGCGTTACGCGGACACTATTGGCAGTGGAGCTCTGCAGCACGCCTATAATTATGAGGTTTACAGAACGACCGATTCCAGAAGGAGTGACAGTAAGTTTGTCCGACCTGCAAGTCAGAACGTGCTGATGTTGGATCCTAATTCTACATTGACAGTGCAGCGCGAGCACGGCGAGAAAAACATAATGGATGAATTAGATTCGCCGGTAGAGGTGagatatcatcattattattttttttgttgttgtcgctGTTGTTGTGTACTCAGTTAA